Below is a window of Arabidopsis thaliana chromosome 2, partial sequence DNA.
TGAATTCCCTAGCAAAGAAACCAagtgaacaacaacaaaaagagcaTATAGATAGAAACAAGATCAGGAAAAGAAAGTAGACTCACTCCGCGCTGTATACGTCTAAGCACTTTTTCCATATCCAAATGGCCATCTTCAGTAAAGGCAGCGTGCCATCTTCTAGCACTTAGAGTCTTTCCAGCCTGACAAATTACATATCAAGATGAATCATTTCATCAgctacaaacaaacaaacaagaaccTAATGTATCATCAATTCATCAAGACATGAAACAGgtgattgagaagaagaatggtaCCCTTGATTTAAAACGGGTCCTGGGAACATCTGGTTGACATTCAGGTCTAACTGGATAGAAACCTTGCAAATCTTCTCCTCCGGATTTCCACATAAATCCGCAGCAAAACATTCAaccttccttcttcttgttcaaaCCAAACTTATAGTTTCATCCATCTCCCACATAAATCATTCATGGATTCATCAGACCACTGTTCAAGAAATAAAACCCAGGATCAGAAtggagaaaaaatgaaaactttacAAATATGTAAACGAAAACACAAGGAAGATATATTCTTTTTGCAACGACGAAGCTCCCATTGctcaataatatatataaccttAAAATCAGTATCAGaacaccatcatcattatcatttgGATAATCCAGAAACCGATTAGACCCAACAATTTGAAATTGTCTACAGAGAGAATacgaacaaaagaaaaatacatacagATTGAGATCCTAAACAGCCGGAATCTTCAGAGACATGcccgtcttcttcttccatctttcatctttcatctttctattTCTAGCAGAGTACTTTCCTTTTTAACCGAACCAAGCCGATTTTATTAGCTCCGATTTCAAACATTAAACCGATCGGTTTCGGTATTCTTAAACGACGTCATGTAATCTCTCCACATTTAATGGGCCTTTAAAATTGTTAGTGGGCTTCTATATGCTTATGTGCCTAATtcttttatatcaaaaaccctaataatcTCTTGGGCACATAAAAATCTCTTCGCCGCACAATTGCTCCAATCTGTTTCTTCTAGCCGGCCAAAATGGTGAGCGATGTTCTTCGCTTGATTCCATGTATTTTAGTGTTTCTGAAAACTTTAAAGATTCTGCTATTGCCCTAGCTGCTTCTCTTTGGAATTTGTTATCTTTACagatttatatagtttttaaccTCGAGAACTTTGTGTTTGATTGTGAAGGGTTTTAAGAGATTCGTGGAGATTGGGAGAGTGGCGCTCGTTAACTACGGCGAGGATTATGGAAAGCTCGTGGTTATCGTCGATGTAGTCGACCAAAACAGGGTAACTTGATATGcaagctctgttttttttttcgatttgGTATTGTAATCAATGTAACTATCTTCTTATTGCTCactgaaatatatattgatacaATAGTTATGATGCTAGGAGTAGAATTTGTATGCTTAGTTTAATACTTGTGGTTTTGGCTGAAGCTAGGAGTCTTTGAaatggtttatgttttgtctaAAGTGTTTCTGTTTATCTTGTCCTTTTTAGGCACTTGTGGATGCCCCTGACATGGAGAGAATCCAGATGAATTTGAAGAGGTTGTCTCTTACTGACATCGTCATTGATATCAACAGAGTTCccaagaagaaggttttgaTTGAGGCAATGGAGAAGGCTGGTGAGTTTGTTGTAGCATACTTTTGATTATTCGTAGGTTTTATTGgcctttttttgttgttggttggGTTGGGTCATCTTAGCTCTAAAGTTATATGCAGATGTGAAGAACAAGTGGGAGAAGAGTTCATGGGGTAGGAAACTTATTGTGCAGAAGAGAAGAGCTGCCCTCAATGATTTTGACAGGTTCAAGATCATGTTGGCCAAAATCAAGGTTGGTTTACTTCTTTGTATCCACCAATGTTGTTTTAGTCAACTCTACTTTGTGCAAATGCAGATGAGTTTTCACTGCTTCATTTGCCCTCACTTTCGGTTGTGGTTTAGAAATAATACTATCTAAACTTTAAACTGTATCTACTACTACTACATTCACCATCTTCTTGGGTTTATGATCTTTGGTTTGATACTGGTTTGTTTTGGATTGTATTAAGACGCATCTTAGTGTTATTGAATAACCTCTAATATATGAATATTGTTTTGCAGAGGGCTGGTATTGTGAGGCAGGAGCTTGCTAAGCTAAAAAGGGAGATCGCTGCttgatttcttaattatgATCCATTACCAAATCTTATTTTTGCAACTGTTTTTTTAGTGCAAATTATGAcaagttgagttttttttagtgCAAATTATGATATCAATTTTGCTGATTCCGGGCTACTAAatagtgaattttttttgctatcggatattattattttagtttagtttttctttctaaagtCTTGGTCTGATTGGTCTGGTCATCTTTTTAAACCACCTATGAACTTCGATCTTTAGTAGATgcagttttttcttcttcgtttagTTCGCATATCTTCAAAAATCTTACAACCAAGTAGAATCTTAGCTGCTGAATATTTGGACATTTGCTTACTTTAGAGGCCAAATTGTTACGTGATGTTGCTGTTGCTATGAGGAGAACGAAATTCTCTGAATTGAAGAAAAACGATACATATTTATAGATAttgttgtgttgttgtgtCGCCGGTTAACAGACGCATGTTTTGTCGAAGCAAGGTCAGAACCCCAATTCAGATGAgccaacttcttcttttatggGATTTGGGCCAGAGTTTAGGTTTGTTGTTACTGGGACTGACGAGCTTAGGAAAATCCCTAATAGATATGGGCCTTATTCTGATCTCCTTGTTTTTGGACTAGTGTTTATTTCCCAAGGTGTATTGGGCCTGATGAGACCAACAAAATTCTTAATGGAGATGGCCCAGCTTCTGCTTTCCTGGTTTGTGGGCCAGTTTTAGTGACCCTGCCAATTATAACATGAAACAGATGTTATAATGGAAATTTGCATTtataacatacaaaaatattacaattaggtaactaaccaaaataaatagtcCAATGATATTGTGTGTATTTCCTATATTTTAGACATAAGTGACCTTAAGATAAAACCAATCAACTCGCCGGTACCGATTACAACGTCGTCACCACCACAAagtcaccaccaccatcaccaccaccatcaccgccatcatcatcaccgcCATCGTAATCACCTTTCACGATGAAGAAACGATGAGAGAGAGTTTGTTATAGAAAGGGAAAGTTTTATTCATCTTAATAATAATGTGTACAATTGTTTCTCTTATATACACGTATGGTATAATAACTAAACCAAGCTAAACCGACTAATTACATAGAACCGGTTATTTACACCTAGCTACTCTATTAGTCCCCCTCAAGATGAGAATACAAAGATGTTTTGGATACTCATCTTGGACAATAAATGAGCAAATTGATAAGGGAAGAGTGGTTTAGTAAGGATATCAGCAACCTGATCTTTAGTCTTGACATGAAGCAGCTTCAACTGACCATTATCCAGCTTCTCACGAACGGTGTGACAATCGATTTCGATGTGTTTCGTTCGTTCGTGAAACACTGGGTTAGTGGCTATATACAC
It encodes the following:
- a CDS encoding Ribosomal protein L14 (Ribosomal protein L14; FUNCTIONS IN: structural constituent of ribosome; INVOLVED IN: translation, ribosome biogenesis; LOCATED IN: ribosome, cytosolic large ribosomal subunit, endoplasmic reticulum, vacuole; EXPRESSED IN: 23 plant structures; EXPRESSED DURING: 13 growth stages; CONTAINS InterPro DOMAIN/s: Ribosomal protein L14 (InterPro:IPR002784); BEST Arabidopsis thaliana protein match is: Ribosomal protein L14 (TAIR:AT4G27090.1); Has 732 Blast hits to 732 proteins in 320 species: Archae - 80; Bacteria - 0; Metazoa - 273; Fungi - 143; Plants - 110; Viruses - 0; Other Eukaryotes - 126 (source: NCBI BLink).), with product MGFKRFVEIGRVALVNYGEDYGKLVVIVDVVDQNRALVDAPDMERIQMNLKRLSLTDIVIDINRVPKKKVLIEAMEKADVKNKWEKSSWGRKLIVQKRRAALNDFDRFKIMLAKIKRAGIVRQELAKLKREIAA